The genomic DNA TGTATGGCTGTCACAGAATCAGAATACCATCATTATTctttaatctatatttaatacttctaatcagtatctaaatatttgatatgacgggtgttaaaaataagcaatcGAAACCAAACCAGCCCCTTAGACGTCTTTCTGCAAGCACCATGTACAAGGCTAAGCAATCTGGGCTGCTAGCgttcgataaaaaaaaaactctgggCTGCTAGGTAACTCTTCTATCCACCAGGCCTGCTAATTCTGTGAGCCCATTATGCCACCATGTACAAGGCCCAATTACAATATCCTCCTCATAGTCACCGTCGATGTTGATAGTGTGGCTGAAATCtcagcgccgccgtccccgtcgacgacggcgcggcCGGAACGAtggtgggtggcggcgggggcgtgcGGCTCGAACAGAGACTCACACCAGAGAGATTTGGTGGGGTCCAGAAAGACTCCGAAGAGCGGCGTCGGCGGTTGCGCCGAACGGCGTCTGCGAAACATCTAGGAGTTGAGAGTATTGAGTCCTCTCCATCGGCAGGTTTCAACTCGGTTGGTCCATGCCTCTCCGCTGCTCTCTTCCCATATCAGCCACGACCTCCTCCCCTGCGAATCCCGTTCGCCACCggcccaccgctgccgccgccagagGCCATGCCCGTCGGCTTACCACCCTACTCCATAGTCGACGCCACCGGACCCAAGTCACGACGAGCGAGGCAAAATGAAAACCGCGTTCCTGGCCTTGCCGGCTCGCCTCGATGCTGTCGTCGATTTTCAATGCCGGTGCTTCCAATTCGATTAAGCGTTGACCGTTGACTTGAATCATCACTTAGAGCGAGTACATTGTTACACCTTAGCAGAGCGAGTATATTGCTACACCTTAGCAGTCTTGTAGGTCGTCTTGTGCAATGTcacgtaggatttttgctgacgtggagaagagagggtgaggagagagaaagagatcgtTGTTTCGTGAAACACCCGCCTTATAGGTTAGATTTTAGGATCGTGAGACGACTACTCTACCATGAGATGTGGCTGCCATGCAACtaataatatttcttttttcctatGCACAAACTTAAAAAGATAACCATTGTATAGATTATTTTGTTAAGTTGCCTTATGTACAGATTATTTTGTTAAGTTGCcttaagattacgtgtcaatgcatgagagcGTCTGTTAGACAacactattcttttttttctatgcacaaactatgagacaacttaaaaaAAGACACGCCCGGGAAAAGCTCTCTCGTCCTCCCAGAGGTTTGCTTTGTAATTATCTACACTGCTTCACAACCTCCGCTTATCTTGTCTGTTTCTTATGGCTCTGCTGTTACATAGCACAGCTAATGGGCTAAGAACTAGCAAAGTCTTTCTATAAATCATAGCAATACATGTAGCTCGACTGCTATACTccattttctcattttcttacTTCTGAATATGTCCTATTCTTAACTTTTTAACTTTACCTATCCCTTAGTTTGTCCGTCGTGCTTGTCGCCTGATTCTTTCTTCGTTGTTTCTAGAGAAAAGTATCGATTGCTCACAGCACAAACCTTTCCGTGTGTTCCAGGAAAAAGAATACTCCTGAAAGCAGTCCCTACCCCATTATTGCACagtacaagaaaaagaaatactcCTGACGGAGTATATGTTGCTATCCTCTTCTCTCTTCCGTCCCTACCCCATTCAACTCCTTTCTTCCTGTACTGTGCAATAATTGATAGCTTCTTTTAAGAGCCTATTTAGCACACGAGACGatgggggtggtggtggatgcAGCGATAGGATGGCTGGTGCAAAGCATCCTGGGGAACTGCTTCACTGAAAAGTTGGAGGCATGGACTTGCACGGTTGGGCTCGCTGATGATGTGGAGAAGCTCAAGTCAGCCATGAGGTATGTCCAGATGGTGCTTGATGCTGCCAAGGGGAGGAAGATCAAGAGTGAGCCGCTGGAGAATTCTCTAGGTGATCTCAAGGAGCTTCTGTACGATGCTGAGGATGTGATGGATGAGCTCGATTACTACCGCCTCCAGGAAAATATCACAAATCGTATGTTAATTATTCTGACTCTCACAAGGATTTTATCTTTAATTAGATTACTTGCGAATTCTGAAGTGTTTCTTCAATTGATCAAACGACAGGCATTTCATAATCTAATATCCAATGGATTTCTTCTTGAAAAATAATGCAGCGATCTTGCCATTTCACTTTGCAGGAAATACTGGGGGTCATACAGATGCTGCTGCACGCATTGACGGAACTTCATCGACATGGTCATTAAGTTCCATTCAGCAACTTGGAAGCACATTAATTAGCAATTTTGGCAACTTCATCTTCAAGGGCAACTTGACAGGAAAACGGAAAAGAGAAGATGACCGCAACATTGCCGTCAGCACACACCTTGGCAACAATTGTGAGTTTTCTTGTAGGATAAAGCACATCGCTGGTAAACTAAGAGATGTTGGTCATGATGTCAGTGACGCTTTGAAAATGGATGGATCAAACTTAGTTGGATCTCAGAGTATGTATCGGAGTACACCACAGGCCACACGCCTAACAACGTCCTATCTTGTTGAACATAAAGTGTATGGAAGGGATGCAGAGAAGGAATACATCCTAAAGCTGATGACAAGCAAGGGATCCAATGGCTTAACAGTGCTACCGATTGTAGGTATTGGAGGGGTAGGGAAGACAACTCTGGCCCAGTTTGTTTACAATGATCCGATAGTTAGAAGACAATTTGAGATCAAGATATGGGTTTGTGTCTCTGATAACTTTGATGTAATTAGGTTGACAAGGGAGATGTTAGACTGTGTCTCTAAACAAAGGCTAGCAGAAACAGGCAACTTGAACAAGCTCCAGGAGGATCTAGAGAAACATATGCAGTCTAAGAGATTCCTAATTGTCTTGGATGATGTCTGGGATGACATGAACAGTCACTGTTGGGATCAGCTATTAGCTCCAGTAAAACATAATCAGGCAATGGGTAATATGATACTAGTGACAACTCGAAAGTTGTCTGTTGCAAAAATGACCCAAACAATTGAACCAGTCAAGTTAGGTGCTTTGGAAGGGGGTGACTTCTGGCAATTTTTTCAATCATGTGCATTTGATGATGAGAGATATGTACATCCAAGTCTGTATGCTATTGGGAAGCAAATAGCTCAAAAGTTGAGGGGGAACCCATTAGCAGCAAAAACAGTAGGTGCGTTATTAAGAAGAAATATTAACGTTGATGAGTGGACTAACATTCTAAACAATGAAGAATGGAAATGTATACAGGCCACCGAAGGTATTATACCTGCTTTGAAGCTCAGTTATGATTACCTACCTGACCACCTGCAACAATGCTTTAGGTATTGTTGCCTGTTCCCCAAGGATTATCGCTTCAATGGAGGAGAGTTAGTAAGAATTTGGATATCACAAGGATTTGTGCATGTTAGCCATACTACTAAAAACCTAGAGGATATAGGAAAGGTGTATTTAGTTGATTTGGTGAACTCAGGCTTCTTCCAACAAGTTGAAAGGTACTTGTATCCAGTGAACTCAGGCTTCTTTCAGCAAAACAAAAGGGACTGGCATTCATCAAATTTTGTAATGCATGATCTTATGCATGATTTAGCACGAAAGGTTTCAAGAGGTGAACATGCCACTATAGATGGCTCGAAATGTGAAGAATTCTTGCCAACTATGCGCCATTTGTTAATAGTAACTGATTCTGCATACTTTGGAAAACGTCGACAGGGCAATGCATTTTCTTGTGAGAATTTTGGGAAGCAGTTGCAAGTCGCATCAGTGAGAAAGCTAAGATCCTTGGTATTAATTGGATATTACGACCCTCACTTTTTCAAATACTTTCAGAATATATTCAAAGAACTGATTAGTTTACGTTTATTGCAAATCTCTGCAACTTATGCTGATTTTAGCAGTTTCATCAACAATTTAGTCAGTTGCACACATATTCGTTATATGAAGGTGCACTTTTATGAACAGCGGGTTGGCACTCTTCCTCGAGCTTTGACCAATTTTTTCCATCTTCAAGTATTAGATGTTGGCTTTTTGGGACATCTGACTCTGCCTAG from Setaria italica strain Yugu1 chromosome VII, Setaria_italica_v2.0, whole genome shotgun sequence includes the following:
- the LOC101773607 gene encoding putative disease resistance protein RGA1; amino-acid sequence: MGVVVDAAIGWLVQSILGNCFTEKLEAWTCTVGLADDVEKLKSAMRYVQMVLDAAKGRKIKSEPLENSLGDLKELLYDAEDVMDELDYYRLQENITNRNTGGHTDAAARIDGTSSTWSLSSIQQLGSTLISNFGNFIFKGNLTGKRKREDDRNIAVSTHLGNNCEFSCRIKHIAGKLRDVGHDVSDALKMDGSNLVGSQSMYRSTPQATRLTTSYLVEHKVYGRDAEKEYILKLMTSKGSNGLTVLPIVGIGGVGKTTLAQFVYNDPIVRRQFEIKIWVCVSDNFDVIRLTREMLDCVSKQRLAETGNLNKLQEDLEKHMQSKRFLIVLDDVWDDMNSHCWDQLLAPVKHNQAMGNMILVTTRKLSVAKMTQTIEPVKLGALEGGDFWQFFQSCAFDDERYVHPSLYAIGKQIAQKLRGNPLAAKTVGALLRRNINVDEWTNILNNEEWKCIQATEGIIPALKLSYDYLPDHLQQCFRYCCLFPKDYRFNGGELVRIWISQGFVHVSHTTKNLEDIGKVYLVDLVNSGFFQQVERYLYPVNSGFFQQNKRDWHSSNFVMHDLMHDLARKVSRGEHATIDGSKCEEFLPTMRHLLIVTDSAYFGKRRQGNAFSCENFGKQLQVASVRKLRSLVLIGYYDPHFFKYFQNIFKELISLRLLQISATYADFSSFINNLVSCTHIRYMKVHFYEQRVGTLPRALTNFFHLQVLDVGFLGHLTLPSGMSNLVSLQHLVAAEEVHYTIADIGNMTSLQELPKYKVRNTSGFDIKQLKSMSQLVHLGIYQLENVRNKQEASEARLIDKGLLKDLHLSWDVGSTNSEISAMTATEVLEGLEPNQNLKNLQITGYSGSISPSWLATDLLFTSLQLLHLENCKKWRVLPSLEKLPSLKKLKLINICDVVEVRIPCLEELVLTELPSLEKCVATYRRGLNFHLQVLIMENCPKLSDFTPFQIQNFRSFGIEQKSWMPSLAGTSADKVESNKVTHLLCTS